Proteins found in one Pirellulales bacterium genomic segment:
- a CDS encoding NADH-quinone oxidoreductase subunit M, with amino-acid sequence MATLLVITIFSPVVGAAACWALSEAGVKVVRATALVSSLITLALAGFCISEYLAAGGGTVDYGLGWNWLGTSQSGLDIRFAVGLDGLSVWLFGLTALLMLPAVLVSWDAINDRAGAFYALMLLLETGSMGVFAAQDIILFYIFFEFTLIPIFFLIGVWGHEDRRFAAIKFFLYTLFGSVISFLGLLAIVMWVYYHSEPRLMTFSIPELTSQLAQHPIDPDTQFWIFLALFAGFAIKVPLFPLHTWLPLAHVQAPTAGSVELAGVLLKIGAYGFFRFSLPMLPNAAAVAMPWIMWLSVAGVIYGALVALVQTDMKKLIAYSSVSHLGFCMLGLFSLNRLGVQGGVLQLVSHGISTGGLFAIVGMLYERYHTRQISDLGGLARRTPLLAFFMVLFTMSSIGLPGLNGFAGEFLLLIGMFQRAWTDAPVQIEFHLKLMSVLALTGVVLGAWYMLWLVKRVFFGPLHEGGHHGSHQGPIRDMSLHEIAALAPLALFVFWIGLYPKFFLDPMATTLDDLAAPAQRAMRAEDPLPVAETPARRESVREEVARAH; translated from the coding sequence ATGGCCACACTGCTCGTCATCACGATCTTTTCGCCTGTCGTCGGCGCGGCGGCCTGCTGGGCGCTGTCCGAAGCGGGGGTCAAGGTCGTGCGCGCGACGGCCCTCGTCTCGAGCCTCATCACGCTCGCGTTGGCCGGCTTCTGCATCTCCGAGTATCTCGCGGCCGGCGGCGGCACCGTCGACTATGGCCTGGGCTGGAACTGGCTCGGCACGTCACAATCGGGCCTCGATATTCGCTTTGCCGTGGGGCTCGACGGGCTGAGCGTATGGCTCTTCGGGCTGACGGCGCTCTTGATGCTGCCCGCCGTGCTCGTGAGCTGGGACGCCATCAACGATCGCGCGGGCGCGTTCTACGCGCTGATGCTCCTGCTCGAGACGGGCAGCATGGGGGTCTTCGCCGCGCAGGACATCATCCTGTTCTACATCTTCTTCGAATTCACGCTGATTCCGATCTTCTTCCTGATCGGTGTCTGGGGGCACGAGGATCGCCGCTTCGCCGCGATCAAGTTCTTCCTCTATACGCTCTTCGGCAGCGTCATCTCGTTCCTCGGACTGCTGGCAATCGTGATGTGGGTCTACTACCACAGCGAGCCGCGCCTGATGACCTTCTCGATACCCGAGCTGACGTCGCAACTGGCGCAGCACCCGATCGATCCTGATACGCAGTTCTGGATCTTCCTGGCGTTGTTCGCCGGATTCGCGATCAAGGTGCCGTTGTTCCCGCTCCACACGTGGCTGCCGCTGGCGCACGTGCAGGCGCCGACGGCCGGCAGCGTCGAGTTGGCGGGCGTGTTGCTGAAGATCGGCGCCTACGGTTTCTTCCGCTTCAGTCTGCCGATGCTGCCCAACGCCGCCGCCGTGGCGATGCCCTGGATCATGTGGCTCTCCGTCGCGGGCGTCATCTATGGGGCACTCGTCGCTCTGGTCCAGACCGACATGAAGAAGTTGATTGCCTACAGCAGCGTCAGCCACCTGGGCTTCTGCATGCTGGGGCTCTTTTCGCTCAATCGGCTGGGCGTGCAGGGGGGAGTCTTGCAGCTCGTGAGCCACGGCATTTCGACCGGCGGCTTGTTCGCCATCGTGGGCATGCTCTACGAGCGCTACCATACCCGCCAGATCAGCGACCTGGGGGGCCTCGCGCGGCGCACGCCGCTGCTGGCCTTCTTCATGGTGTTGTTCACGATGTCGAGCATCGGACTGCCGGGCCTGAACGGCTTTGCCGGCGAGTTTCTGCTGTTGATCGGCATGTTCCAGCGGGCCTGGACCGACGCTCCCGTGCAGATCGAATTCCACCTCAAGCTGATGTCGGTCCTCGCGTTGACGGGCGTCGTGCTGGGGGCGTGGTACATGCTCTGGCTGGTGAAACGTGTCTTCTTCGGTCCCTTGCACGAAGGGGGCCACCACGGCTCGCATCAGGGGCCCATCCGCGACATGTCGCTGCACGAAATCGCGGCGCTCGCGCCGTTGGCCCTGTTCGTCTTCTGGATTGGTCTCTATCCGAAGTTCTTCCTCGATCCGATGGCTACGACGCTCGACGATCTCGCGGCGCCGGCACAGCGTGCCATGCGTGCCGAGGATCCCCTGCCGGTGGCAGAGACACCAGCTCGACGCGAAAGTGTGCGAGAGGAGGTCGCCCGTGCCCACTGA
- a CDS encoding NADH-quinone oxidoreductase subunit J — translation MNWLTDKLGSLGAPGAWIVSHGPQATLLLATVLGGLGMWLMLPRGNAGGRRLGALLAALAGVVYGSQLVPVGSDEWFSEAVFLILAAVTVISAACTITFRNPVYSAIWFALTLLGTAALFLFQGAQFLALATVVVYAGAILVTFLFVLMLANPKGHAYYDRVSWEAFLSATAGAVMVGILSITLMKAFTTSPDAPKLQPPSAEALEKDILNTEHVAHLGAHLFSEYLIAIEVAGTLLLVALVAAVSIVGLDESSRRAERAHDFHG, via the coding sequence GTGAACTGGTTGACCGACAAGCTTGGCTCGCTCGGTGCGCCGGGCGCATGGATCGTCTCGCACGGCCCCCAGGCGACGTTGCTGCTGGCCACGGTGCTGGGGGGCCTCGGCATGTGGCTCATGTTGCCGCGTGGCAACGCCGGCGGACGCCGCCTGGGCGCCTTGTTGGCGGCCCTCGCCGGCGTGGTCTACGGGTCGCAACTGGTGCCGGTGGGGAGCGACGAGTGGTTCTCGGAAGCGGTCTTCCTGATCCTCGCCGCCGTGACGGTGATTTCCGCCGCCTGCACGATCACGTTCCGCAATCCCGTCTATTCGGCCATCTGGTTCGCGCTGACCTTGCTGGGCACGGCGGCGCTGTTCCTGTTCCAGGGGGCGCAGTTCCTGGCCTTGGCCACCGTGGTGGTCTATGCCGGCGCGATTTTGGTGACCTTCCTGTTCGTGCTCATGCTGGCGAATCCCAAGGGACACGCCTACTACGACCGCGTGAGCTGGGAGGCGTTCCTCTCGGCGACGGCCGGGGCCGTGATGGTCGGCATCTTGTCGATCACGCTGATGAAGGCCTTCACCACGTCGCCCGACGCGCCGAAGCTGCAGCCGCCGTCGGCCGAGGCACTCGAAAAGGACATTCTCAACACCGAGCACGTGGCTCATCTCGGAGCTCACTTGTTCAGCGAATATCTGATCGCCATCGAGGTGGCCGGCACGCTGCTGCTCGTCGCGCTCGTGGCGGCCGTATCGATTGTCGGACTCGACGAGTCGTCGCGTCGCGCGGAAAGGGCTCACGACTTCCATGGATGA
- the nuoK gene encoding NADH-quinone oxidoreductase subunit NuoK, with amino-acid sequence MDETALLRGYLAVGAILFGLGLVGFLSRRNMIVMFLSAEMMLQAISVSLVAWGRFHNNWGGQILTIFILTVAACEAAIALALVLTLYRRSGKLDIVVWQNLRESSLPAYVDHEIPEELEADEKHWPKLTPAGVEPQHSERDEYHRTHV; translated from the coding sequence ATGGATGAAACCGCACTCCTGCGCGGCTATCTGGCGGTCGGGGCCATCTTGTTTGGCCTGGGCCTCGTCGGATTCCTCAGCCGCCGCAACATGATCGTCATGTTTCTCTCGGCCGAGATGATGCTGCAGGCCATCTCGGTGAGCCTGGTGGCCTGGGGACGCTTCCACAACAACTGGGGAGGCCAGATCCTCACCATCTTCATCCTCACGGTCGCCGCCTGCGAGGCCGCCATCGCGCTGGCCCTGGTGCTCACGCTCTATCGCCGCAGCGGCAAGCTCGACATCGTCGTGTGGCAGAACCTGCGCGAATCGTCGTTGCCGGCATACGTCGACCACGAGATTCCGGAAGAGCTCGAAGCAGACGAAAAACACTGGCCCAAGCTCACGCCCGCGGGCGTCGAGCCGCAACACAGCGAACGGGACGAGTACCACCGCACCCATGTTTGA
- a CDS encoding NADH-quinone oxidoreductase subunit I, producing MKPTDPNIRWIEEPRLGLTGRMYLPLVVQGLTTTTRHLVSPKQTVSFPEERPKIGNPLIYRGVHRLNKDDAGRVKCVACFLCATACPAHCIDIIAAPSPWPDREKYPESFVIDELRCIFCGMCEEACPVEAIELTSLFDLTGRSREEMVFDKEKLLSVYDQTKDAEPMPSHRGGTTP from the coding sequence ATGAAACCAACCGACCCCAATATCCGCTGGATCGAAGAGCCTCGCCTGGGGCTGACGGGCCGCATGTACCTGCCCCTCGTCGTGCAGGGGCTGACCACCACGACGCGCCATCTGGTCAGCCCGAAGCAGACGGTGAGCTTTCCGGAAGAGCGTCCCAAGATCGGCAATCCCCTCATCTATCGCGGCGTGCATCGCCTGAACAAGGATGACGCCGGCCGCGTGAAGTGCGTGGCGTGCTTCCTGTGCGCCACGGCCTGCCCGGCGCACTGCATCGACATCATCGCCGCGCCCAGCCCCTGGCCCGATCGCGAGAAGTATCCCGAGAGCTTCGTCATCGACGAGCTGCGGTGTATCTTCTGCGGCATGTGCGAAGAGGCCTGCCCGGTCGAAGCGATCGAGTTGACCAGTCTCTTCGACCTGACGGGCCGCAGCCGCGAAGAGATGGTCTTCGACAAGGAAAAGCTGTTGAGCGTCTACGATCAGACCAAAGACGCCGAACCGATGCCCAGCCATCGCGGAGGAACGACTCCGTGA
- a CDS encoding 2Fe-2S iron-sulfur cluster binding domain-containing protein, with amino-acid sequence MGTVIVDGIEVAIGDDEHLNGIEVARRAGIEIPHYCWHAGLSVVASCRMCLVESGTRNPDTGEITVVPKLVPACQTPAKDNTVFVTNSDRVKHSRAFVEEALLMDHPIDCPICDKAGECHLQDYFFEHGQAQRRADIRPFTSKKRDVGPTVTLFADRCVMCTRCVRFTREITGTSELMVIDRGSHDEIDVFPGHPLDNRMSGNVVDLCPVGALGDKDFLYEQRVWFMEKHDGVCTGCSTGCSISVEENQDTVYRLKPRENPRINQWWMCDEGRYGYHHVHSTKRLVGAVRRDASGATAIEWEQVFSELPARLQGAGPLAAVISPHLTVEEAYLLATYIRQIDPAARLVVGPVPVEGTDETFPNGFTIRAEKCPNRRGVEEIVKHFGCESEVYEAVQSDVAAGLIGGVWVSGGYKTDTFDAAAAQALSSGKLLVVQDLFASPVTEVADYQLPGPAFPEREGSYVNCADRLQSVPWAIRSPAGVRTDGSVLWRLLGRAGLYRSRTVLDEIAATIPYFALAAGPVSPQGVALSETTPATTTT; translated from the coding sequence ATGGGCACGGTAATCGTAGACGGGATCGAGGTCGCGATCGGCGACGACGAACACCTCAACGGCATTGAGGTCGCGCGCCGCGCCGGCATCGAGATTCCGCACTATTGCTGGCACGCGGGCCTCTCGGTCGTGGCCAGTTGCCGCATGTGCCTGGTCGAAAGTGGCACGCGCAATCCCGACACGGGCGAAATCACGGTCGTGCCGAAGCTCGTTCCCGCCTGCCAGACCCCCGCCAAAGACAACACCGTCTTCGTGACGAACTCCGACCGCGTGAAGCACAGCCGGGCCTTTGTCGAAGAGGCGCTGTTGATGGATCACCCCATCGACTGCCCCATCTGCGACAAGGCGGGGGAGTGCCACCTGCAGGACTACTTCTTCGAGCACGGACAGGCCCAACGCCGCGCCGATATCCGCCCCTTCACCAGCAAGAAGCGCGACGTCGGCCCCACGGTCACGCTGTTTGCTGATCGTTGCGTCATGTGTACCCGTTGCGTCCGCTTCACCCGCGAGATCACCGGCACGTCGGAGTTGATGGTCATCGACCGCGGCAGCCACGACGAAATTGACGTCTTCCCAGGACATCCGCTCGATAACCGCATGTCGGGCAACGTCGTGGATTTGTGCCCGGTCGGCGCGCTGGGGGATAAAGATTTCCTCTACGAGCAACGCGTCTGGTTCATGGAGAAGCACGACGGCGTCTGCACCGGCTGCTCCACGGGGTGCTCGATCTCGGTCGAGGAGAATCAGGACACGGTCTACCGCTTGAAGCCGCGCGAGAATCCCCGCATCAACCAGTGGTGGATGTGCGACGAGGGACGCTACGGCTACCACCACGTCCACAGCACGAAGCGCCTGGTCGGCGCCGTGCGGCGCGATGCCAGCGGCGCCACCGCGATCGAGTGGGAACAGGTCTTCAGCGAATTGCCTGCGCGTTTGCAGGGGGCTGGTCCGCTGGCGGCGGTGATTTCGCCCCACCTCACGGTGGAAGAAGCGTATCTGCTCGCCACGTATATCCGCCAGATCGATCCCGCCGCGCGGCTGGTCGTCGGTCCCGTGCCCGTCGAAGGTACGGACGAGACGTTCCCCAACGGTTTCACGATCCGCGCCGAGAAGTGTCCGAATCGCCGCGGCGTGGAAGAAATCGTCAAGCACTTCGGCTGCGAGTCGGAAGTTTACGAGGCCGTGCAGAGCGACGTCGCTGCCGGATTGATCGGCGGCGTCTGGGTCAGCGGCGGTTACAAGACCGACACGTTCGACGCGGCCGCGGCGCAGGCGCTCTCGTCGGGCAAGCTGCTGGTCGTGCAGGACTTGTTCGCCTCGCCGGTAACGGAGGTGGCTGATTATCAACTGCCCGGCCCTGCCTTTCCCGAACGCGAAGGCTCCTACGTGAATTGCGCCGACCGCTTGCAATCGGTCCCCTGGGCCATTCGTTCGCCCGCGGGCGTGCGCACCGATGGCTCGGTGTTGTGGCGTTTGCTCGGGCGCGCAGGCCTGTACCGGTCGCGCACCGTGCTGGATGAAATCGCCGCGACGATTCCCTACTTCGCCCTGGCCGCCGGCCCGGTGTCGCCCCAAGGGGTGGCCCTGAGCGAGACGACCCCGGCGACCACGACTACGTGA
- the nuoH gene encoding NADH-quinone oxidoreductase subunit NuoH: MTAIVVEALVKIVLLCFALMTAAAYLVLLERWIAAWVQDRLGPNRVGIPLTKIKMFGLGQPLADGLKFIFKEVYTPSHVDKVLYIVAPISILAAALATFAVIPFGSVLPSDLGFPQPDGGPIRLVVAPGIDVGMIYVFALSSLAVYGVILGGWASNNKYSFLGGLRSSAQLIAYEIPLGLGILGVVLAAGSLRLDTIITSQATSGLWNVLVQPLGFLVFLIAAFAESARLPFDLPEAEQELIGGYHTEYSGMPLLLYLIAEFLHMVTAAFLIVILFFGGWHFWGLTGSSDEIGWGTAILRVVVLVVKVLATIVFMMMVRWSWPRFRFDQLMALAWKVMLPLGMVNLVLMASLVEYGEDITATWGRAFLIAGMWIATLLACLAAAWIAPLSGDNRPRMDAA; encoded by the coding sequence ATGACTGCCATCGTCGTTGAAGCACTGGTAAAGATCGTCCTGCTGTGCTTCGCGCTCATGACCGCCGCGGCGTATCTCGTGCTGCTCGAGCGCTGGATCGCCGCCTGGGTGCAAGACCGTCTCGGTCCAAACCGAGTCGGCATCCCGCTGACCAAGATCAAGATGTTCGGCCTCGGACAGCCGCTGGCCGACGGTCTGAAATTCATCTTCAAAGAAGTCTACACGCCTTCGCACGTCGACAAGGTGCTGTATATCGTCGCGCCGATTTCGATTCTCGCGGCGGCGCTGGCCACGTTCGCCGTCATTCCCTTCGGCAGCGTGCTCCCTTCGGACCTGGGGTTCCCGCAACCTGATGGCGGACCGATTCGCCTGGTCGTCGCGCCCGGTATCGACGTGGGCATGATCTACGTCTTTGCCCTGTCGAGTCTCGCCGTGTATGGCGTGATCCTGGGAGGCTGGGCCAGCAACAACAAGTACAGCTTTCTCGGCGGCCTGCGCTCGAGCGCGCAATTGATCGCCTACGAGATTCCGCTCGGCCTGGGCATCCTGGGCGTGGTGCTGGCGGCCGGCTCGTTGCGGCTCGACACGATCATCACCTCGCAGGCCACGAGCGGTCTGTGGAACGTCCTCGTGCAACCGCTCGGCTTTCTGGTGTTTCTGATCGCGGCCTTCGCCGAAAGCGCCCGCCTGCCGTTCGACCTGCCCGAGGCCGAGCAGGAATTGATCGGCGGCTATCACACCGAGTATTCGGGCATGCCGCTGTTGCTGTACCTCATCGCCGAGTTCCTGCACATGGTGACGGCGGCCTTCTTGATCGTGATCCTCTTCTTTGGCGGCTGGCACTTCTGGGGCCTGACCGGCTCGAGCGACGAGATCGGATGGGGGACCGCGATCTTGCGCGTCGTCGTGCTGGTGGTCAAGGTGCTCGCCACGATCGTCTTCATGATGATGGTGCGTTGGAGTTGGCCCCGCTTCCGCTTCGATCAACTCATGGCGCTCGCCTGGAAGGTGATGCTGCCGTTGGGCATGGTGAATCTCGTTCTCATGGCCTCTCTCGTCGAGTATGGCGAAGACATCACCGCCACGTGGGGACGCGCCTTCCTGATTGCCGGCATGTGGATCGCTACGCTGCTTGCCTGCCTGGCGGCCGCCTGGATCGCGCCCCTGTCGGGGGACAACCGACCGCGCATGGACGCCGCCTAA
- a CDS encoding NADH-quinone oxidoreductase subunit N — protein sequence MPTEPAYLSNATILYLLPEITLLAVATLIYIGGSIVRGTAVWSWVAAGGLLATAAALWGAKGGAVDVGPLYSDAFSNYVRWLVLVVGLLFVLLMSGGDDDEHAAERIGSTLMTLVGMMLVAGTRELVLLFVGLELVSIPTYLLLYLGRGDDGAREASVKYFFLSILASALMLYGFSFLYGVGGSTRMPEIAATLANPQPELVGFARLAGLGLVLVFAGLGFKIAAVPFHFYAPDVYQGTTSANAGLLSVVPKIAGIVALVRIAAMAMPGLSELGWQLALVLSAMTMTLGNVVALWQDNVRRMLAYSSIAHAGYMLIGLAVAFAGGAAVEADKIQGFGAALLYLAVYAIATAGTFAVLAYLGERQRQVDSVDDLAGLGQTHPFAGLALAIFMFSLAGIPPMAGFWGKLALFRGAIGIEAVPGEAVDLRLWFIGIAVLGVVNAAIAAAYYLRIISAVYFRQPRGVLAAEGGIGALAAGILAALLVVTIGLAPGAVTTGSDSAGRAVLKSSSPAATTAQQSPDMPALAVDQSAHP from the coding sequence GTGCCCACTGAACCGGCTTATCTTTCGAACGCCACGATCCTCTATCTCCTGCCGGAGATCACGCTGCTGGCGGTCGCCACGCTGATCTACATCGGCGGTTCGATCGTGCGTGGCACGGCGGTGTGGAGCTGGGTGGCCGCGGGTGGTTTGCTCGCCACGGCCGCAGCCCTGTGGGGCGCCAAGGGGGGCGCCGTCGACGTCGGCCCCCTCTATTCCGATGCGTTCTCGAACTACGTGCGTTGGCTGGTGTTGGTTGTCGGCCTGCTCTTCGTGTTGCTCATGTCGGGTGGCGATGATGACGAGCACGCCGCCGAACGTATCGGTTCGACCCTCATGACGCTCGTCGGCATGATGCTCGTGGCTGGCACGCGCGAACTGGTGCTGCTGTTCGTCGGGCTCGAGCTGGTCTCCATTCCCACTTACCTGCTGCTTTACCTGGGACGTGGCGACGACGGCGCTCGCGAGGCCTCGGTGAAGTATTTCTTCCTCAGCATTCTGGCCTCGGCCCTGATGCTGTATGGATTCAGCTTCTTGTACGGCGTGGGGGGCTCGACCCGCATGCCGGAGATTGCCGCCACGCTGGCCAATCCGCAGCCCGAGCTGGTGGGCTTTGCCCGGCTGGCCGGCCTGGGGTTGGTGCTGGTCTTTGCGGGGCTGGGCTTCAAGATCGCCGCCGTGCCGTTCCATTTCTACGCCCCGGATGTCTACCAAGGGACCACCAGCGCCAACGCCGGCCTGCTTTCGGTCGTGCCGAAGATCGCGGGCATCGTGGCGCTCGTGCGCATCGCCGCCATGGCGATGCCGGGGCTGTCGGAGCTGGGCTGGCAACTGGCCCTGGTGCTCTCGGCCATGACGATGACGTTGGGCAACGTCGTGGCCCTGTGGCAAGACAACGTCCGCCGCATGCTGGCCTACTCGTCAATCGCACACGCCGGTTACATGTTGATCGGCCTGGCCGTGGCCTTTGCCGGTGGCGCCGCGGTCGAAGCAGACAAAATCCAAGGCTTCGGCGCGGCGCTGCTGTATCTGGCGGTCTACGCGATTGCCACCGCGGGCACGTTCGCCGTGCTTGCCTATCTGGGCGAGCGCCAGCGCCAGGTCGATTCGGTCGACGATCTCGCCGGGCTCGGACAGACGCATCCCTTCGCGGGGCTCGCCCTGGCGATCTTCATGTTCAGCCTGGCGGGTATTCCGCCCATGGCGGGCTTCTGGGGCAAGCTGGCTCTCTTTCGCGGGGCGATCGGCATCGAAGCTGTGCCGGGCGAGGCGGTCGATCTTCGACTCTGGTTCATCGGCATCGCCGTGCTGGGTGTCGTCAACGCCGCCATCGCGGCGGCCTATTACCTGCGCATCATCAGCGCGGTGTACTTCCGTCAGCCGCGCGGCGTGTTGGCGGCCGAGGGGGGCATCGGTGCCCTGGCGGCCGGCATTCTCGCTGCCCTGCTCGTGGTGACCATTGGGCTCGCACCGGGAGCCGTCACGACCGGTTCCGATTCGGCCGGACGCGCGGTGTTGAAATCCTCTTCCCCAGCCGCCACCACGGCACAACAATCGCCGGACATGCCCGCGCTCGCCGTCGACCAATCAGCCCATCCATAG
- the nuoL gene encoding NADH-quinone oxidoreductase subunit L — MFDAATLLTLIPALPLAAAILTALLGRPVLGSRSHWPALLAVPTSCVLSLMLLWHVSHAAHEAEQAHVGIGYEEVHVLWTWADVVGAYDGGGIPAEALEDSAQAAAAQADPNLPVPRPEKPLNFDITVALRADPLTSIMLATVTFIASLVVIYSIGYMHDDPGYWRFFTYVPLFVFSMTMLVSSSNFLLLYVFWEAVGVCSYLLVGFWYEKPAAAAAGMKAFLVNRVGDFGFALGVFLIWTTYGTLNFHDVTVDGVVQTAGVLGQSRLAEGNFVGGTIGLAICLFLLLGACGKSAQFPLHVWLPDAMEGPTPVSALIHAATMVTAGVYMVTRCSPLFLAAPEAQAIVALIGGITLTLGGIIALTQTDLKRVLAYSTVSQLGYMFLGLGTGTLAGITAGMFHLFTHAFFKALLFLGAGSVMHAMGGVIDMRRFSGLRRLMPWTHWTFLVGGLALAGVIPFAGFWSKDAIIAATHEQAHHSANYAWLYGWLYWAALATAFMTALYTFRAYFLTFFGPLEVPEEAGHHAHESPPVMWAPLAILAVFAFGVGWYFEWTHGFVHLLGMTPSLAYAPLRATGPAGEFHFDIALVSTLVAVSGVGIAAFLYLGRTTEASVVAVLMRRLGLYQLSYHKFYLDEIYNVLFVWPLKAIATLLSVVVDRRIIDGIVDSSARIPLAIGAGFRSLQTGLVQFYALAMVLGLLVLLGTLLR; from the coding sequence ATGTTTGACGCCGCCACGCTGCTCACGTTGATTCCGGCGCTTCCTTTGGCAGCCGCGATCCTGACGGCCCTGCTGGGCCGCCCCGTGCTCGGTTCGCGCAGCCACTGGCCGGCGCTGTTGGCCGTGCCCACCTCCTGCGTGCTCAGCTTGATGCTGCTGTGGCACGTCTCGCACGCCGCCCACGAGGCCGAACAGGCGCACGTCGGCATCGGCTACGAAGAAGTCCACGTCCTCTGGACCTGGGCCGACGTGGTCGGCGCATACGATGGCGGGGGCATTCCGGCCGAAGCTCTCGAAGACTCCGCCCAAGCCGCGGCGGCCCAGGCCGATCCCAACCTGCCCGTCCCACGCCCGGAAAAACCGCTCAATTTCGACATTACGGTCGCGCTGCGGGCCGATCCGCTCACGTCGATCATGCTGGCGACGGTCACCTTCATCGCCTCGCTGGTCGTGATCTACTCGATCGGCTACATGCACGACGATCCCGGCTACTGGCGATTCTTTACCTACGTGCCTCTGTTCGTCTTCTCGATGACGATGCTCGTCTCGTCGAGCAACTTCCTGCTGCTGTATGTCTTCTGGGAAGCCGTGGGGGTGTGCAGCTACTTGCTCGTCGGTTTCTGGTATGAAAAACCCGCCGCCGCCGCGGCCGGCATGAAGGCCTTTCTCGTCAACCGCGTCGGCGACTTCGGGTTCGCCCTGGGCGTGTTTCTCATCTGGACCACCTACGGCACGCTCAACTTCCACGACGTGACGGTCGATGGCGTCGTGCAAACCGCGGGCGTGCTGGGGCAGTCGCGCCTGGCCGAGGGCAATTTTGTCGGCGGCACGATCGGCCTGGCCATCTGCCTGTTCCTGCTGCTCGGTGCCTGCGGCAAGAGTGCGCAGTTTCCCTTGCACGTGTGGCTGCCCGACGCCATGGAAGGCCCCACCCCCGTAAGCGCCTTGATTCACGCGGCGACGATGGTCACCGCCGGCGTGTACATGGTGACGCGCTGCTCGCCCTTGTTCCTGGCCGCGCCCGAGGCGCAGGCGATCGTCGCCCTCATCGGCGGCATCACCCTGACGCTGGGGGGCATCATCGCCCTGACGCAAACCGATCTCAAGCGCGTGCTCGCCTATTCGACCGTGAGCCAGTTGGGCTACATGTTCCTCGGGCTCGGCACGGGCACGCTGGCCGGCATCACGGCAGGCATGTTCCACTTGTTCACGCACGCCTTCTTCAAGGCGCTCTTGTTCCTCGGGGCCGGCAGCGTCATGCATGCCATGGGGGGCGTGATCGACATGCGCCGCTTCAGCGGCCTGCGGCGACTCATGCCCTGGACCCATTGGACGTTCCTCGTCGGCGGGTTGGCCCTGGCGGGTGTCATCCCCTTTGCCGGCTTCTGGAGCAAGGACGCGATCATTGCCGCCACGCACGAGCAGGCCCATCACAGCGCGAACTACGCCTGGCTCTACGGCTGGCTCTACTGGGCCGCCCTGGCCACCGCCTTCATGACCGCGCTCTACACGTTCCGCGCGTACTTCCTGACCTTCTTCGGTCCGCTCGAGGTGCCGGAAGAGGCGGGCCATCACGCGCATGAATCGCCCCCCGTGATGTGGGCGCCGCTAGCGATTCTGGCGGTGTTTGCCTTTGGCGTGGGTTGGTACTTCGAGTGGACGCACGGTTTCGTCCACTTGCTGGGTATGACCCCCTCGCTGGCTTATGCCCCGCTACGAGCGACCGGTCCCGCCGGCGAATTCCACTTCGACATCGCGCTGGTCAGCACGCTGGTTGCCGTATCGGGGGTGGGCATTGCCGCGTTCCTGTACCTGGGACGCACGACCGAGGCCTCGGTCGTGGCCGTACTCATGCGACGCCTGGGCTTGTACCAACTCTCCTACCACAAGTTTTATCTCGACGAGATCTATAACGTGCTGTTCGTCTGGCCGCTGAAGGCAATTGCCACGCTGCTGAGCGTGGTGGTCGACCGGCGCATCATCGACGGCATCGTCGATTCGTCGGCGCGGATTCCGCTTGCCATCGGGGCAGGTTTCCGCTCGCTGCAGACCGGTCTCGTGCAGTTTTACGCCCTGGCGATGGTCTTGGGGCTGCTCGTCCTCTTGGGAACCCTGCTTCGATAA